The Vitis vinifera cultivar Pinot Noir 40024 chromosome 18, ASM3070453v1 region AAGGAATGACACGTATTTATTCTTCATAATTATGTATAATTAAGAGATTTGAGTCAATGCATGTGGAGATTATTGGTATTTGaatctaattatttattttttatttttgaaaaagtcaATATTTATAAAGTCTATGTTTTACTAAATTACCCTTTTGAATTTGACTAAGATCAGGAAACTATTGATTTAGGGTTAATTCACATGATTTTACAAATATGTGgttttaaataagatttatactaaaaaggaaaaaaaaaataagaaaagaggAAAACTTAAATAGGTAAATAGTCTATTGAGTTTTGGATGGAGAAATGTTGAGAGAATTTGAAGATTTTCTTTGTGAagcatattaataaattttatcttcctttCCCAGgtcttttctatttattttatttttcctgctCAATTTGAGTGTTTCAATTTTTCCAGAACATGGACAGTACAAATGGCCAGATGTTTCATATACGGTGCATGTCATAAAGTCGCCGCCTTCAGCTTGGCAAGAAATCAAGCGAAACTGGACTTGAACTTGTCATTCTTAAGGAAATAAGCGCCAGCTAGGGTTCAAATTTTATGATGTGAGCATGCAACACTTATCCCAATCCACTGTTCTACTAATAGGATGTAGAAGACAACAAGCAATTGTAGGAgcttatctttttttatttttatcaaggTAGTTTCTGAAAGGATGTGGATCAACATCGATCTGTAGTGATCCCTAGAAGGCTCCACTGTTCTAATAATAGGATGTAGAAGACAGCAAGCAATTGTAAGAgcttatctttttttcttttttttttatcaaggcAGTTTCTGAAAGGATGTGGATCAACATCGATCTGTAGTGATCCCTAGAAGGCTCCACTGTTCTAATAATAGGATGTAGAAGACAGCAAGCAATTGTAGGagcttatcttttttttttttttttttatcaaggcAGTTTCTGAAAAGATGTGGATCAACATCGATCTGTAGTGATCCCTAGAAAGGCTGTTTTCTAAATAtagtattataataaaaataacgtTTGCCGAAATTAATAACGTTTGGATATGTTACATGAGAGAAACAAACACGAGTACTCCTTGTAGTACATGAgaaaccatatatatatatatatatgcttgaACGGGGGAGCTACCCACAGTTTAACCACAGTGATCCAATAACGACATTCTGAGCTACAATGGATTTCCTTCTCCAATGCCTAAACCCTGTCATGGTTGGAGCGTTTGCAATACTCGTCCTCTCATACCACCTGTTATTATGGAGGTCTGGAGCTGGTAAGAGCAGAATGGCACCTGAAGCTTCTGGTGCATGGCCCATAATAGGTCACCTGCACCTGTTAGGTGGATCTAAGAATTTGCCTCACTTACTTTTTGGAACCATGGCCGACAAGTATGGACCAGTATTCAGCATCCGGCTGGGATTAAAAAGAGCTGTGGTTGTGAGTAGTTGGGAAATGGCCAAAGAATGCTTCACCACCCATGACCTGGCTCTGGCCTCCCGTCCTGAGCTTGTGGCCGCCAAATATTTGGGATATAACTATGCCATGTTTGCTTTCTCTCCTCACGGTGCATACTGGCGTGAAGTGCGTAAGATAGCCACTCTAGAGCTACTCTCGAACCGCCGGCTAGAGTTGCTGAAGAATGTCCGAATCTCAGAGGTGGAGACATGCATGAAGGAACTATACAAGCTTTGGGCAGAGAAGAAAAGCGAAGCAGGCGTTGTTTTGGTGGACATGAAGCAATGGTTTGGGCACTTGTCTCTGAACGTGATTCTTAAGATGGTTGTTGGAAAACGATATTTCGGTTATGCAGCCGAAAGTAAAGAGAAAGAGGCCCAGCAGTGCCAGAAGGCGATTAGGGAATTCTTTCGTTTGTTGGGACTCTTTGTGGTGTCGGATGCCCTTCCTTTTCTTGGATGGCTTGACGTGGGTGGACATGTGAAAGCCATGAAGAAGACTGCAAAAGAATTGGACGGTATTGCTCAGGAATGGTTAGAGGAACACCGACGGCGAAAAGATTCGGGTGAAGCTGATGGTGACCAGGACTTCATGGACGTGATGCTGTCCATTCTGGGTGCCACAGACCCTAATGGCTATGATGCTGATACCATCAACAAAGCCACATCCCTGGTATGCACATTATTCCTTGAGTATCTTTACTGCTTGTAAAAAAAAGAAGCCATATTTTCATGCTTTATCATCTTTAATCCAGATTCGAGTACTTAAGGCCTTGGTTGGAATAGCTTCCTATTTTTGCTTTAGTTGCAAGTTGAAACTAATCAAAAGTCACAATTTTTAAAAGGTAATTATAATAATGGTATTATAAAAGTTCAaacataaaataactttttgcaTGCGAGAAaaatagagttaaaaaaaaaaaaacaatattctcatgattttcatattaaattttaaaaaaattgtaaacttttagataaaaattaGACAAATTTATCATAGAAACTCGTACtaaacttaagaaaaaaaaagccttcTTTTTCTAAGAAATTGATACATATAGACTTTTATTATATGTTGGTTTTTGTCAAAAGAGTAACATGAGCAGCTTAGAAAAGCAATTAGAATGAAGTACAATTGGGCTGAGAATCTGAGTATAACTAGAATTTTGTAGAACCTCTCATGCTAGGATAATTGGGCTGGACTGGTAATGATACAATTCTACGTTGGAGTTGGGTGGCCCAAAAAGATTATGCTGTTATAATAGCTGGTTCTCTCATTTAGGAAGAGGCAGCCCAATTTGCATCCCTGAACGATGCACCGCTCGGTGGCTGGGACCatggaaaattttcttgttAGAAAGATCATGAAATTATGGTCCTTAGTTTGAGGCCTCTTTGATTGGGCTTCTTGAGTTAGTTAAGGCAATTGGGCCTTTCAAAGGATTTCCTTAGTAaatttacatgtttttttttttttttgtatttttgtaaaATGCTAAATTTATAAGTGAGTTTCAAATTCAAGCTAAACATAtcaattttgattgaaaaaaagaaagaaagaaagaaaacataagtCTTTTTCCACCCTTAATCATGTCactacttttaattttattaacatttattaattgtttataTTTCACAGATTTTGATTGCAGGAGGCACCGACACTACATCTGTTACTCTAACATGGGCAATCTCATTATTATTGAACAATCCACATGTGTTAAGAAAAGCTCAAGAAGAATTGGACACTCATGTTGGAAAAGAGAGACTAGTAAATGAAATGGATATAAGCAAGTTGGTCTACCTTCAAGCAATCGTTAAAGAGACATTGAGGTTATATCCAGCAGCCCCACTTTCAGGACAACGTCAATTTATCCAAGATTCCGTATTAGGCGGTTACCATATCCCAAAAGGCACTCGTCTTCTATTGAACCTCACCAAGATCCAAAGAGACCCAAGAGTATGGTTGAACCCAACAAAGTTCCAACCAAGTAGATTCCTCACCACCTACAAAGATGTTGATGTTAAGGGTAAACATTTTGTGTTGACACCATTTGGTGGTGGACGAAGAATTTGCCCTGGAGCAGCTTTTGCCCTTCAAGTGTTACCTTTAACACTAGCCAACTTCCTACATAAATTTCAACTTTCAACTCCATCAAATTCACCCATTGATATGAGCGAGAGTTTTGGAATAACAAACATCAAATCCACTCCACTTGAAGTTCTCATCTCCCCACGCTTAGCTTCTTATAATCTTTATAAGTAGAACTTAAGGTCACTGAGAGAGACTATTTAAAAGAACCTAGTGCTatgcaatgaaaaataaaaataaattttatatatgtggCAAAagtttagtattattttaaaacagtTACTAATGTGTGTATTGCTTTAATATTGTCTTAGCCcgaatttaatgaaaaatattttcagcaCCTTTTTCGTGAGGACAAATTATGACCCAAtttcttgttatgttttttcCTAATGAGTTTCCAAGTTGATTAATTGGTCTCTCTTTTTTGATATATTTCAGCTACCTTTTTGTACATCATTAAAGTAGTAAATATATAGAGACCAAAATTACGACTTCTCCGATTTCATTGTAAAAAGTTGGGATGTGCAAGGTGGGTCGATTCAACTTTGAGTATTAAAATCAAATCGAATTGATCTAATTAGTTTGTATATATACACTGAAGAATTGATTTAATTGAActtaaaggagaaaaatgatTAGTTTGACTTGATTAACAATAATCTATATAAGTTGGTTTATTTTGCTTCAGTTTATAACATcaaaaatcaacttttttgttttgctaatttggactaaaataaaaaagccCGTGATTAGACATTGTTGATCAAATGATATTATTACAACTAATTTCAGGTCATATTATTATAACTTAATTACAAGAATagatattattaattataaccCATGTCAATCATATTAAGTAGACCAGTCATAGATAAAGTTATAAAGGTATGATTTGAGGATCATGGAATGAGAAAAATGTATACCAATTAATAATGGAACCAATAGTTATATTGCACATTATTAGTATGTGCATGTACGTACAACTTTCAATTCAATTCAGTTtggtttattaattttctaaatagGTAATCGAATTGgtataatttagttttatatttaaaaaaccaaaattatttaaaaaatatttgatttgggTAAGTTGGATTGATTTTATCAATTGTACACCCTAAAACTAAAGGGGTGTCCATTTATCTAGTTACAATTTTGCCCCAGTTGATTcacatttttacttattattatccACTTTGTTTACGCATGAATTATAATTTTGCAGAATTTTGCTTTATGAGATTCATATTTGTACTTATTATTGTCAACTTTGTATGCTCAAAAGTTACAATTTCCCCTCATCATGAGATTCACATGTGTTGCTGTCATAATTGACTTTCCACAATCATGTAtaaattattacattttaataGATGCATTATCATTTTGGCATTaaacaaaatggaaagaagtcTCTGAAGTGAAGTTAATCTCACTTAGGTAATGCAAGTAACAATAATAGAGCAATTAAAtgcataattaaataaatgaaaaagaagagatAACAAGTATGAACTCCGATTAATATATAGCCCAATCCTatactctcctcaagctccaaATACAAGTTGAGGTTCCACTAGCATTTAAGGCTTCAATCGAGCGTTAATCCTTTACACTCAATTCTCAATTTCAATGACCTTCTTACACTTTCATTCAAAAAAATTCTCACTCTTGAATCTAATTAAAGATAACAAAGTCTAAACTCAAGATGATATAAATGAAAACCAAGATGGTTTTTTCTTGGCTAGGATTTCTAAGTTAACAAGGAAGATCAATCGGGTTAAGTTAGATTTTGATATCTTAGTTTGCGAGTTTTTTAGGATCCTATTTTAATCTTATTGTTTTATCCCAAAACCGTGTGAGAGAGAAATGATTAATTTTAGATGACAATTGTACTCCAAAAATTATTggttcaaatttattttaccatACCACCATGTTATAGTTAAAGAcacaaaattgaaattaaagttAAGTATATTGTTCTCGATTTGGTTTAGTAATGACACAATTAATAATTGAACTTAATGTAAAAACAAGTCTAAAAACTTCAAAAGTTTAAAATGTAATTTCATTATTAGTTTTCACTTGCCAACtttaatagattatttttcataatattagcAAAGGATACACacaccaaaagaaaaatattataatgtcATTGGTGAATTGATCTAAACTTTCAAAATAAaggttttgattaaaaaatcataaaacttttttcaaggataaaaaataaaggtCAAGAATTTAAACTACTAAACCTCAATATAAATTTTGGATGATTCATTAATGTCGTCCATTAAGAAGCATGAGGAAGTACTGAGTCATAAATGTGAAGAAGATGAATAAATATTTATCGATATAAGATCTAAGAGGTAATAGTGTGTTACTTAGGTAAATCTATATACGCTTATTTCAAAGTTCATGGAATCTTATTATGATTAACAAACACATGTTTTTAACATCCATAGAGGTTGAAATAATACGTGGAGATGacttttaacttatattttgtgtgtttatgtataattttgatttcattttacggtgattctaaaaagtatttttagtttaagaagtgttttaaaaaaaaaaaagtatttaacaaaatttaataaacacTTTTAAGAATATGAAAATTCACTTAcagtattttttgaaaaaaatatttgacaaataattatcttaaaaacattttcatataattatattaatgaatttgagatagacttgaaatttattaatttataatatcttatttgaacataaaattttaaccaATACCTATTCAATCCCgtaattattaaaatcaagaatatacactcataatttatattaatataaagaagtagaaagcactttcatctcaaatttaaGCATAGGGCCCAAATTTTGTTGAGAGCTGGCCGGATGTCATCACAAGCAAGAAAACTAGAAAACATGGCTAAAGGCTGCTACAGATGTACCTACGTGCTTGACTGAAAGAAAGGATTTGCTACAAGATAAATTGTCCCCTTGTCTGTAAACCCTCAAGTTGTGAcagcaaaaaaaacaaaagtaggCCAAAGAATTTGTCACTATTAAGAGCCCAGAGAGGTCTACGTTCAAACTCTGGTAAGAGGAGCGTGCACCACTTGTTCACTGTTTAGGGATTCAGTCGATATTTCTAGGCTCCATGGTGCATGGTAGGCAACCGCCCTGTGCGATGCTGTAACGATGAAGATATACAGATATTGCGCTCCAAATGTCCGGATGTTGCTTTCTTGTTTCACTGAAGTTTTCCTGAGTGCGATCGATATCAGCATTTGCTTTATCGGTACCCACTATTGACCGAGTTAACTTATTTGGGAGCAGCTTCTTTCATACTGCGCCTATTACGACAATGATATAGAACCCATTAGTACACATTTCATTGGTTTGAGCACAATGATCCTCGAGTTTTGGGTTAAAATGacccattttttaaacttaacgTTGAAAATGAACTCATTTTCAAACTATTGTTCAAAATGGCCTCTTTGATGCCACATCAACccataaaatcaatattttataccCTTTTTACTTTACCTTTCCAATCACCCCCGTCCTCCGTTTAAAATGGCCTTTTTGATGTCACATCAGCccataaaatcaatattttataccCTTTTTACTTTACCTTTTCCAGCCATCCCCGTCCTCTGTTCTCTCCCGTTCTACTATCTCCTCTGTGCGATTTTTTATGGGGCattgattaataatattaatagccATAGATaacagatttaaaaaaaaaataaaagttgtaaataatgataaatatatttgaatggaatgatttttaattcttttttctttttttagaatttgagtGGAATAGGGAATGTGTTTGCTAAGAATTTCGACCGACTCAATAGATAAtgtgatttttaaatatattttttggttaTCTAAATTTAATGTTTCTATCATAAACTGGATGTATCTtgcatgaatatatatataacatgtttgctaggaaaaaaatgattttggatataaacaatttcaaagtaaaaaatgaataaat contains the following coding sequences:
- the LOC100245555 gene encoding cytochrome P450 CYP82D47 yields the protein MDFLLQCLNPVMVGAFAILVLSYHLLLWRSGAGKSRMAPEASGAWPIIGHLHLLGGSKNLPHLLFGTMADKYGPVFSIRLGLKRAVVVSSWEMAKECFTTHDLALASRPELVAAKYLGYNYAMFAFSPHGAYWREVRKIATLELLSNRRLELLKNVRISEVETCMKELYKLWAEKKSEAGVVLVDMKQWFGHLSLNVILKMVVGKRYFGYAAESKEKEAQQCQKAIREFFRLLGLFVVSDALPFLGWLDVGGHVKAMKKTAKELDGIAQEWLEEHRRRKDSGEADGDQDFMDVMLSILGATDPNGYDADTINKATSLILIAGGTDTTSVTLTWAISLLLNNPHVLRKAQEELDTHVGKERLVNEMDISKLVYLQAIVKETLRLYPAAPLSGQRQFIQDSVLGGYHIPKGTRLLLNLTKIQRDPRVWLNPTKFQPSRFLTTYKDVDVKGKHFVLTPFGGGRRICPGAAFALQVLPLTLANFLHKFQLSTPSNSPIDMSESFGITNIKSTPLEVLISPRLASYNLYK